A single region of the Triticum dicoccoides isolate Atlit2015 ecotype Zavitan chromosome 2B, WEW_v2.0, whole genome shotgun sequence genome encodes:
- the LOC119362351 gene encoding probable pectinesterase 53, giving the protein MSMPRAGRFLFCIAAVAAVALVVVPPAGVAGHTRGVRPGRAAGRPFPENATRAEELERLFMRWVRYVGGLKHSTFHHAPLARAFPSYSLVVDKDPSAGDFTSVQAAIDSLPTINLVRVVIKVNAGTYTEKVTISSMRAFITLEGAGADKTIVQWGDTADTPAGPRGRPLGTYGSASFAVNAQYFIARNITFKNTAPVPNAGATGKQAVALRVSADNAAFVGCRFLGAQDTLYDQSGRHYYKDCYIEGSIDFIFGNALSLYEGCHVHAIARDYGALTAQNRQSMLEDTGFSFVSCRVTGSGALYLGRAWGTFSRVVFAYTYMDDIIVPRGWYNWGDPSRELTVFYGQYKCTGPGASYSGRVSWSRELTDEEAKPFISLSFIDGTEWIRI; this is encoded by the exons ATGTCTATGCCACGCGCCGGCCGGTTCCTGTTCTGCATTGCCGCCGTGGCAGCGGTGGCGCTCGTCGTGGTGCCGCCGGCGGGTGTGGCCGGGCACACGCGGGGCGTGCGGCCGGGGAGGGCGGCGGGCCGGCCGTTCCCGGAGAACGCGACGCGGGCGGAGGAGCTGGAGCGGCTGTTCATGCGGTGGGTGCGCTACGTGGGCGGGCTGAAGCACAGCACGTTCCACCACGCGCCGCTGGCCCGCGCGTTCCCGTCCTACTCGCTCGTCGTCGACAAGGACCCCTCGGCCGGCGACTTCACGTCCGTCCAGGCCGCCATCGACTCGCTCCCGACCATCAACCTCGTCCGCGTCGTCATAAAGGTCAACGCCGGCACCTACAC GGAGAAGGTGACGATATCGTCGATGCGCGCGTTCATCACCCTGGAGGGCGCCGGCGCCGACAAGACGATCGTGCAGTGGGGCGACACCGCGGACACGCCCGCCGGGCCGAGGGGGCGCCCGCTCGGCACCTACGGCTCAGCCTCGTTCGCCGTGAACGCGCAGTACTTCATCGCCAGGAACATCACCTTCAAG AACACGGCGCCGGTGCCGAACGCGGGGGCGACGGGGAAGCAGGCGGTGGCGCTGCGGGTGTCGGCGGACAACGCGGCGTTCGTGGGGTGCCGGTTCCTGGGCGCGCAGGACACGCTCTACGACCAGTCCGGGCGCCACTACTACAAGGACTGCTACATCGAGGGGTCCATCGACTTCATCTTCGGCAACGCGCTCTCCCTCTACGAG GGGTGCCACGTGCACGCGATCGCGCGGGACTACGGGGCGCTGACGGCGCAGAACCGGCAGAGCATGCTGGAGGACACGGGGTTCTCGTTCGTCAGCTGCAGGGTGACGGGGTCGGGGGCGCTCTACCTGGGCCGGGCCTGGGGCACCTTCTCCCGCGTCGTCTTCGCCTACAcctacatggacgacatcatcgtccCGCGCGGCTGGTACAACTGGGGCGACCCCAGCCGCGAGCT GACGGTGTTCTACGGGCAGTACAAGTGCACGGGCCCCGGCGCGAGCTACTCCGGCAGGGTGTCGTGGTCGCGGGAGCTCACCGACGAGGAGGCCAAGCCCTTCATCTCCCTCAGCTTCATCGACGGCACCGAGTGGATCAGGATCTGA